From Laspinema palackyanum D2c, one genomic window encodes:
- the recO gene encoding DNA repair protein RecO, with translation MSRTYKATGINLKSIPLGESDRILTILTRECGLIRAVAPGVRKPKSKLGGRAGLFVVNELVLTQGRSLDRINQAETLESYPGLSKDLGKLTAGQYLAELALCQALSDQPQEELFSLLSEHLSRIEALSMVGDRPSTTQVLPLLTQGIYHLLALGGIAPQVHACCLTQRPLTPDFQSLNWRVGFSTSAGGTVSLANENRPENSGAGPKPDPSNRSSPSVQALTLPRKVDRQLNAVELAILQQLTAAELPQETHLNLQIQGMMGERPSVDQVWVSIEHLLRHYAQYHYGQSIRSATLMDTYIHASRASF, from the coding sequence ATGAGTCGAACGTACAAAGCCACAGGTATCAATCTCAAAAGCATCCCCTTGGGTGAATCCGACCGGATTTTAACAATTTTGACCCGGGAATGTGGTTTGATTCGAGCAGTGGCACCGGGAGTTCGCAAACCTAAGTCTAAGTTAGGGGGACGAGCAGGATTGTTTGTGGTGAACGAGTTGGTGCTCACTCAGGGGCGATCGCTCGATCGCATCAACCAAGCTGAAACCCTCGAATCCTATCCCGGATTGAGCAAAGATTTGGGCAAACTGACTGCTGGACAATATTTGGCGGAATTAGCACTCTGCCAAGCCCTGAGTGACCAACCCCAAGAAGAATTATTTAGTTTACTCAGTGAACATTTAAGTCGAATTGAGGCGTTGAGCATGGTAGGCGATCGGCCCAGTACCACTCAAGTTCTTCCCTTACTTACCCAGGGGATTTATCACTTACTGGCTTTAGGGGGAATTGCTCCCCAAGTTCATGCCTGTTGCCTGACTCAACGCCCTCTGACTCCCGATTTTCAGTCTTTAAACTGGCGAGTTGGCTTTAGTACCAGTGCCGGGGGAACCGTGAGTTTAGCCAACGAAAATCGTCCTGAAAATTCCGGTGCTGGACCTAAACCAGACCCTAGTAATCGCTCATCTCCCTCGGTTCAGGCTTTGACTCTCCCCCGAAAGGTCGATCGCCAATTAAATGCCGTTGAGTTAGCGATTCTCCAACAACTGACTGCTGCCGAACTCCCTCAAGAAACTCACCTAAATTTACAGATACAAGGCATGATGGGTGAGCGGCCATCGGTTGATCAAGTGTGGGTCTCGATTGAACATCTGTTACGGCATTATGCCCAGTATCATTACGGTCAATCGATCCGGTCTGCTACCTTAATGGATACCTATATCCATGCTTCAAGGGCGAGTTTTTAA
- the deoC gene encoding deoxyribose-phosphate aldolase: MAANQGDIDIAPLIDHSLLNPTATPKQVEQWCEEADRFKFASVCVYPAYVRQATNYLHGKSPKVCTVIGFPTGGSTSATKLYEAQEAVDNGATELDVVINIGWLKAGKNNDVHDEIAAICDKTDRPVKAILETNLLSDEEKRVAAEICMDAGVAYLKTCTGFAGGATVADVELLKKIGRGQVGVKASGGIRTVDQAIDLIIAGATRLGTSWGPHFLGLTSPGDAESNEDR; this comes from the coding sequence ATGGCTGCCAATCAGGGAGATATTGATATTGCTCCGCTTATCGATCATTCCCTACTCAATCCCACTGCTACCCCAAAACAGGTAGAGCAGTGGTGTGAAGAAGCAGACCGATTCAAATTTGCCTCGGTTTGCGTGTATCCCGCTTACGTTCGTCAAGCGACCAACTACCTTCACGGCAAGAGTCCCAAAGTTTGCACTGTGATTGGCTTTCCTACCGGAGGCAGCACCTCAGCGACCAAGCTGTATGAAGCCCAAGAAGCCGTAGACAATGGAGCCACGGAACTGGATGTGGTGATCAATATTGGCTGGCTCAAAGCGGGGAAAAATAACGACGTCCATGATGAGATTGCGGCGATTTGTGACAAGACGGATCGACCCGTGAAAGCGATTCTGGAAACGAACCTGCTGAGTGATGAAGAGAAGCGAGTAGCGGCGGAGATTTGCATGGATGCCGGGGTTGCCTATTTAAAAACCTGTACCGGATTTGCCGGTGGCGCTACTGTTGCTGACGTGGAACTGCTGAAGAAAATCGGTCGAGGACAGGTGGGAGTTAAGGCATCGGGAGGAATTCGTACCGTAGACCAAGCGATTGATTTAATCATTGCCGGTGCGACTCGCTTAGGGACTTCTTGGGGTCCTCATTTTTTGGGTTTAACTTCCCCAGGGGATGCCGAGTCAAACGAGGACCGATGA
- a CDS encoding N-acetylmuramoyl-L-alanine amidase: protein MRRVGKQSMKVTQSIDFPYRQISPLRKAKLQNWILPSLISAFLLAAPPVEAAQLETWRFESDRNQLSFTTTGGVQPTAQLLSNPTRLVIDLPGTTLGRQSVTQAVGGTIREIRVGQFNNQTSRIVVELAAGYTLDPQQVEVKGNSSNQWTVQIPDPHTTGSSGAQGSSGGRSDSPSPLAATGGNTFLQEVEIKDEGFIFHTNGATPTVELNQGSNGTWVNVDLPGVTLSPDLERRVRNVDRLGVNQLQLVQASTAPPLTRAILTLTEPDKKWQAQVSEQGQVLVWPEGEKPPQVTAQATSGLATIQGIELVGNQVVLKADRPLNYNTEWDQRTLAYRLTLYSSHLGNDVNRLQPEQGSSVLWVRPTQEDPETVVVLVQPAAGVRVSGVEQQSGDRLAIQLETTEIVTTDPNAQVIPISNPDSPPSVSPENQLQSDIPPIPAGRIAVVIDAGHGGSDPGAVGIGGLQEKEVVLDISHQVSEILEREGITAIMTRQDDRTIDLAPRVQLANRVNANLFVSIHANAISMSRPEVNGLETYYYASGRNLAQAIQNSMIQDFSSMPNRGVKQARFYVLRHTSMPAVLVEVGFVTGADDARILSDAAQRTRMAEAIARGILNYVRTNR from the coding sequence ATGCGTAGAGTTGGCAAGCAGAGTATGAAAGTGACCCAATCCATCGATTTCCCCTATCGTCAAATCAGCCCATTGAGAAAAGCTAAACTCCAAAACTGGATACTGCCAAGTCTGATCAGTGCATTTCTGTTAGCCGCTCCTCCTGTGGAAGCGGCTCAACTAGAAACTTGGCGGTTTGAGTCCGATCGCAACCAACTCTCGTTTACAACCACAGGCGGGGTGCAACCCACCGCTCAACTGTTGTCAAATCCAACGCGATTAGTGATAGACCTACCCGGTACAACCCTAGGGCGTCAGAGTGTGACTCAGGCGGTAGGGGGAACGATTCGCGAAATTCGCGTGGGCCAATTTAACAATCAAACCAGCCGAATTGTGGTGGAATTGGCCGCTGGTTATACCCTCGACCCCCAACAAGTCGAAGTCAAGGGCAATTCCTCCAACCAATGGACCGTCCAAATACCAGACCCCCACACCACCGGATCTTCAGGAGCCCAGGGTTCATCTGGTGGTCGGTCGGATTCTCCCTCCCCCCTAGCTGCAACCGGGGGAAACACCTTTTTACAAGAGGTGGAGATTAAAGATGAAGGCTTTATTTTTCACACCAATGGTGCTACCCCAACGGTAGAACTTAACCAAGGCAGTAATGGGACCTGGGTAAACGTAGACCTCCCGGGGGTGACCCTCTCTCCGGACCTAGAACGACGGGTTAGGAATGTCGATCGCCTCGGGGTCAATCAACTGCAATTGGTGCAAGCATCCACTGCACCCCCCTTGACTCGGGCGATTTTGACCTTAACCGAACCGGATAAAAAGTGGCAGGCACAAGTCAGCGAGCAAGGGCAGGTCCTGGTCTGGCCCGAAGGGGAAAAGCCCCCCCAAGTCACGGCTCAAGCTACATCAGGGTTAGCCACCATTCAAGGCATCGAACTGGTTGGCAATCAAGTCGTTCTCAAGGCCGATCGCCCCCTGAATTACAACACCGAATGGGACCAAAGAACCCTCGCCTATCGGTTGACCCTATACTCCTCCCACCTGGGAAATGATGTCAACCGCTTACAGCCAGAACAGGGTTCCTCGGTGTTATGGGTCCGTCCCACTCAGGAAGACCCGGAAACCGTCGTGGTTTTGGTCCAACCTGCTGCTGGAGTGCGAGTCTCTGGGGTTGAGCAACAATCCGGCGATCGTCTCGCCATCCAGTTAGAAACTACCGAGATTGTCACCACGGATCCCAACGCTCAGGTGATTCCCATCAGCAATCCCGACTCTCCCCCTTCCGTATCCCCGGAAAATCAGCTCCAGTCAGACATTCCTCCCATCCCTGCCGGACGAATTGCTGTAGTTATCGATGCTGGACATGGGGGTAGCGATCCTGGTGCCGTCGGCATTGGCGGATTGCAAGAGAAAGAGGTAGTTCTGGATATCTCCCATCAAGTTTCCGAAATTCTGGAACGAGAGGGAATTACCGCAATTATGACCAGGCAGGACGATCGCACCATTGACCTAGCACCACGGGTCCAATTAGCCAATCGGGTGAATGCCAATTTATTTGTCAGCATTCATGCCAATGCAATTAGTATGTCCCGTCCAGAAGTCAATGGATTAGAGACTTATTATTATGCCAGTGGCCGGAATTTGGCCCAGGCGATTCAAAATAGTATGATCCAGGATTTCTCTTCCATGCCCAACAGGGGAGTCAAACAGGCGCGGTTCTATGTGTTGCGCCATACCAGTATGCCTGCGGTGTTGGTGGAAGTCGGATTTGTTACAGGTGCAGACGATGCCCGGATTTTGTCCGATGCGGCACAACGAACCCGCATGGCCGAGGCGATCGCCCGGGGCATCTTAAATTATGTTCGCACCAATCGTTAA
- a CDS encoding N-acetylmuramoyl-L-alanine amidase, translating to MLVVLAIAASIFAASPAVAARLDSWRFERDRNQLNFRTTGNVQPKAQLLSNPTRLIIDLPGTTLGQTTVRERVGGTIREIRVGQFERQTSRIVVELAPGYTLNPDQVQFRGSSPSQWTVQLPTPQPEVAISPTQTPVPPPPAVTVNSTLLQGIEVLDEGFILRTSGPTPEIDLRWSTDRTWVTLDLPGVKLSPQITERVRRVDRLGVNRLEAIQVSDSPLLSRVLLNLNDTRRNWQAQVTDLGEIVIWPQGQTPPSSSSLPSLATIQSVELANDGTSVVVNSDRPVGYKTEWDIQTLAYKITLFSSQLAQPPRELRTPSQSSLLWVRTIEEDPETVVVLVQPAAGIQVGGLSHPSGNQLRVQLQPNSIPETPAQTPPTVAVGERSLPIAVPPPTTQTPAPPTSTPAPSTPRVPTTSRRVVVIDAGHGGRDPGAVGIGGLREKEVVLDISRQVAEILERNGVTVVMTRQDDRTIDLAPRTQLANRVNANLFVSIHANAISMSRPDVNGLETYYFSSGQRLAQTIHRSMLRSFSNMRDRGVRRARFYVLRHTNMPAVLVETGFVTGRDDARMLANPTERTRMAEAIAQGILQYIREGR from the coding sequence ATGCTAGTGGTTTTAGCGATCGCCGCCTCGATTTTTGCCGCATCCCCTGCCGTCGCTGCCAGATTAGACTCCTGGCGGTTTGAGCGCGATCGCAACCAACTCAACTTTAGAACCACCGGAAACGTGCAACCCAAGGCACAACTGCTGTCTAATCCCACCCGGTTAATTATCGACCTACCCGGGACCACATTAGGCCAGACTACGGTGCGAGAACGGGTCGGGGGAACCATTCGGGAAATTCGAGTGGGACAGTTTGAACGCCAAACCAGTCGAATTGTGGTAGAACTCGCCCCAGGCTATACCCTCAACCCGGATCAAGTCCAATTTCGAGGCAGTTCTCCGAGTCAGTGGACCGTGCAACTCCCCACTCCACAACCGGAAGTCGCCATTTCACCCACTCAAACCCCGGTCCCCCCGCCTCCAGCGGTTACCGTCAACAGCACCCTCCTCCAAGGCATAGAGGTCCTGGATGAAGGGTTTATTTTAAGAACCTCGGGACCCACTCCTGAAATTGACCTGCGATGGAGTACCGATCGCACCTGGGTGACCCTGGACCTTCCCGGGGTGAAACTCTCCCCACAAATCACCGAACGGGTGAGGAGAGTCGATCGCCTCGGCGTCAACCGCTTAGAAGCGATTCAAGTCTCCGATTCCCCCCTCTTATCCCGAGTCTTGTTGAACTTAAACGACACCCGTCGCAACTGGCAAGCACAAGTCACCGACCTAGGGGAAATCGTGATTTGGCCCCAAGGACAGACCCCCCCCAGTTCCTCCAGTCTCCCCTCCTTAGCGACCATTCAGTCCGTGGAACTCGCGAATGATGGGACCTCCGTTGTCGTGAATAGCGATCGCCCCGTAGGGTACAAAACCGAATGGGATATCCAGACCCTTGCCTATAAAATCACCCTATTTTCATCCCAACTGGCCCAACCCCCTCGGGAATTGAGAACCCCATCCCAATCCTCCCTGTTATGGGTGCGGACCATTGAGGAGGACCCAGAAACCGTTGTCGTCCTCGTGCAACCCGCCGCCGGAATTCAGGTGGGGGGCCTCAGTCACCCCTCGGGGAATCAACTTCGGGTACAGTTGCAACCCAACAGCATTCCCGAAACCCCCGCCCAGACCCCTCCAACCGTTGCTGTCGGAGAGAGGAGTCTGCCGATCGCCGTTCCACCGCCAACCACTCAAACTCCGGCCCCTCCCACCTCAACTCCGGCCCCTTCGACTCCCCGAGTGCCAACAACCAGCCGCCGAGTCGTGGTGATTGATGCCGGACATGGAGGCCGAGACCCTGGTGCCGTGGGCATTGGCGGATTGCGAGAGAAAGAAGTTGTCTTAGATATTTCCCGACAAGTCGCGGAAATTTTGGAGCGAAATGGGGTAACCGTTGTGATGACACGCCAAGACGATCGCACCATTGATTTAGCCCCCAGAACCCAGTTGGCAAATCGCGTCAATGCTAATTTATTTGTCAGCATTCATGCCAATGCAATTAGTATGTCCCGGCCCGATGTGAATGGGTTAGAGACTTATTATTTCAGTAGCGGGCAGCGGTTAGCTCAGACCATTCACCGGAGTATGTTGCGTTCTTTTAGTAATATGCGCGATCGCGGCGTCCGACGCGCCCGATTTTATGTGTTGCGCCATACCAATATGCCCGCAGTTTTAGTCGAAACCGGCTTTGTTACAGGGCGCGATGATGCGCGAATGCTGGCCAATCCAACCGAGCGAACCCGCATGGCCGAGGCGATCGCCCAAGGAATCTTACAGTATATTCGAGAGGGTCGTTAA
- a CDS encoding NUDIX hydrolase: protein MSHHPVQVALAILHQEGQFLLQLRDNIPGIVYPGYWGLFGGHLEPGELPLETLRRELQEEITYEAKQVSEFGCFETPEVVRHVFNVPLTVDIGELVLHEGWDMGFWTPEDIRRGSRYSEKAGEVRPLGEPHQQIFLKFMAEGLL from the coding sequence ATGAGTCATCACCCAGTTCAGGTAGCCCTCGCAATCCTGCATCAAGAGGGTCAGTTTCTCTTGCAACTGCGAGACAATATACCCGGTATCGTTTATCCAGGATATTGGGGTTTATTTGGAGGACATCTCGAACCCGGAGAACTCCCTCTCGAAACCTTGCGGCGAGAATTACAGGAAGAAATTACTTATGAAGCCAAACAAGTATCCGAGTTCGGTTGTTTTGAAACCCCAGAAGTCGTCCGTCATGTCTTTAATGTTCCCTTGACTGTGGATATTGGGGAGTTAGTGCTTCATGAAGGATGGGATATGGGATTTTGGACCCCGGAGGATATTCGTCGCGGGAGTCGCTATTCGGAAAAAGCCGGTGAAGTCCGTCCTCTCGGAGAACCTCATCAACAAATATTTTTAAAGTTTATGGCGGAGGGATTATTGTAA
- a CDS encoding RibD family protein, which translates to MIPRNMSDRPTTTVILAMSADGKISDSLRSPLLFGSPADKNHLEQQVAAADAVITGAGTFRVKDTAMRVVNPDRISQREQAGKPPQPVQIVASATGNLPRHIPLFQQPVPRWLLTTRAGAEPWYNDSGFDKILVSETPSGSVDWHDAFQQIATLGIKKLAILGGGNLVASLLAEDLIDELWLTLCPLLIGGTNAPTPVDGSGFTTQTAPRLELLEVKTIDAEVFLHYRLRRQSEPAGDKSPA; encoded by the coding sequence TTGATTCCGAGAAACATGAGCGATCGCCCGACAACCACCGTAATTCTAGCCATGAGTGCCGATGGCAAAATCTCCGACTCCCTGCGATCGCCCCTCCTCTTCGGGTCTCCCGCCGATAAAAACCATTTAGAACAACAAGTCGCCGCCGCCGATGCCGTCATCACCGGTGCCGGAACCTTCCGCGTCAAAGACACCGCCATGAGAGTCGTGAATCCGGACCGAATTAGCCAGCGCGAACAAGCCGGAAAACCCCCCCAACCCGTGCAAATCGTCGCCTCTGCCACCGGCAACCTCCCGCGCCACATCCCCCTATTCCAACAACCCGTTCCCCGCTGGTTACTCACCACCCGCGCCGGTGCCGAACCCTGGTACAACGATTCCGGCTTCGATAAAATTCTAGTCAGCGAAACCCCCTCCGGTAGCGTAGACTGGCACGATGCCTTCCAACAAATCGCCACCCTAGGCATTAAAAAATTAGCCATCCTCGGAGGAGGAAACCTAGTCGCCTCCCTACTCGCAGAGGACCTAATCGATGAACTTTGGCTCACCCTCTGCCCCCTCCTCATCGGTGGCACCAACGCACCCACCCCCGTAGACGGCAGCGGATTTACCACACAAACCGCACCCCGCCTAGAACTCTTAGAGGTCAAAACCATCGACGCAGAGGTATTCTTACACTACCGCCTGCGCAGACAATCAGAACCGGCGGGGGATAAATCCCCCGCCTAA
- a CDS encoding GNAT family N-acetyltransferase codes for MVEQLKPQISVAWIDNIAEVPQTAWDALAIPLQTPFFEWNWLHNMEASGSATAKTGWLPNHLTLWRHGELIGAAPMYLKGHSRGEFVFDHQWADLAYRLGVEYYPKLLGMSPVTPVTGYRFLIAPGEDEEEITRMMIHAIDEFCSRHNISSCNFLYVDPDWRSLMERLGYTPWLHHSYIWQNTGFNTFDDYLAVFNANQRRNIKRERKAVATAGIEVKALHGDDIPHTLLLRMYQFYSDHCDRFGWWGSKYLTKQFFEQLYHNFRDRVLLIAAYPEGNDIRHPIAMSFCLTKGEQLYGRYWGCNYDIDSLHFEACYYKPIEWGIEHGIQSFDPGAGGQHKKRRGFPATPNHSLHRFYNQRLGQILRPYLKEVNVMEAQQIDAINEGLPFKETLPELKM; via the coding sequence ATGGTGGAACAGCTCAAGCCTCAAATTTCTGTTGCCTGGATCGACAACATCGCCGAAGTCCCCCAGACGGCGTGGGATGCTCTCGCCATCCCCCTGCAAACCCCCTTTTTTGAATGGAACTGGTTGCACAATATGGAAGCCTCCGGCAGTGCAACCGCCAAAACGGGATGGTTGCCGAATCATTTAACCCTGTGGCGACATGGAGAACTGATTGGTGCCGCGCCGATGTATCTGAAAGGACATTCGCGGGGAGAATTCGTCTTTGATCACCAATGGGCAGATTTAGCCTATCGCCTCGGTGTGGAATATTATCCCAAACTGTTGGGGATGAGTCCAGTGACGCCGGTAACGGGATATCGGTTTTTGATTGCACCGGGAGAAGATGAGGAAGAAATTACCAGGATGATGATTCATGCGATCGATGAATTTTGCAGTCGCCACAATATTTCCTCCTGTAATTTCCTCTATGTCGATCCAGACTGGCGATCGCTGATGGAACGACTCGGTTATACTCCCTGGCTGCATCACAGTTATATTTGGCAGAATACCGGATTTAATACCTTTGATGATTACTTAGCCGTCTTCAATGCCAATCAGCGCCGCAACATCAAACGGGAACGCAAAGCCGTCGCTACAGCAGGGATTGAAGTTAAGGCATTACATGGGGATGATATCCCGCATACCTTGTTACTGCGGATGTATCAATTTTATAGTGACCATTGCGATCGCTTTGGTTGGTGGGGGAGCAAATATTTAACCAAGCAATTTTTTGAGCAACTGTATCACAACTTTCGCGATCGCGTCTTATTAATTGCTGCCTATCCCGAAGGAAACGATATTCGCCATCCCATCGCTATGTCCTTTTGCCTCACCAAAGGGGAACAACTTTATGGACGATATTGGGGATGTAATTACGATATTGACTCCCTCCATTTCGAGGCTTGCTATTACAAACCCATCGAATGGGGAATCGAACATGGCATTCAATCCTTCGACCCCGGTGCCGGAGGACAACACAAAAAACGCCGAGGGTTTCCAGCAACCCCCAATCACAGTTTACATCGATTTTACAATCAGCGCTTGGGTCAAATTCTGCGCCCTTATCTGAAAGAAGTCAATGTGATGGAAGCCCAGCAAATTGATGCCATTAATGAGGGGTTACCGTTCAAGGAAACCCTGCCAGAGTTGAAGATGTAA
- a CDS encoding Rpn family recombination-promoting nuclease/putative transposase, translated as MRFINPKTDIAFKKIFGSEQSKDILISFLNAMLYEGQPIIEDLEILNPYLAPRIRGVKETYLDIKAKITGNKTAIVEMQVLNVAGFEKRILYNAAKSYSIQLDVGEDYNLLNPVIALTIVDFQMFADFDKVISHFVLKEKDYLVDYLSYDLELVFVELPKFTKELEQLETLTDKWLYFMKSGRNLQTVPETMSAVPEIEQAFEIANQANLNREELEELEQREIFIHDQRNAILKAVNNREREIAKGLLNLLDEEAIAQTTGLSLEEVQKLKQQ; from the coding sequence ATGAGATTTATTAATCCCAAAACCGATATCGCCTTTAAAAAAATATTTGGGTCTGAACAGAGCAAAGATATTTTAATCAGTTTTTTAAATGCAATGCTCTATGAAGGCCAGCCCATTATAGAAGATTTAGAAATCCTGAACCCATATTTGGCTCCCCGCATCCGAGGGGTCAAAGAAACTTACCTAGATATTAAAGCAAAAATTACCGGCAACAAAACAGCGATCGTCGAAATGCAAGTGCTGAATGTAGCGGGCTTTGAAAAGCGGATCCTCTATAACGCCGCTAAATCTTATTCCATTCAACTGGATGTAGGAGAAGATTACAATTTATTAAATCCCGTGATTGCCTTGACTATTGTCGATTTTCAAATGTTTGCAGACTTTGATAAAGTAATTTCCCACTTTGTTTTGAAAGAGAAAGATTATCTGGTAGATTATTTGAGTTATGATTTAGAATTAGTCTTTGTGGAGTTACCCAAATTCACGAAAGAACTGGAACAGTTAGAGACTCTCACGGATAAGTGGCTCTATTTTATGAAAAGTGGCCGGAATTTACAAACCGTGCCAGAAACAATGAGCGCCGTCCCAGAAATTGAACAAGCCTTTGAGATCGCCAATCAAGCCAATCTTAACCGGGAAGAATTAGAGGAATTAGAACAGCGAGAAATTTTTATCCACGACCAGCGAAACGCGATTTTAAAAGCAGTGAATAACAGGGAGCGAGAAATTGCCAAAGGGTTGCTGAACTTATTAGATGAAGAGGCGATCGCGCAAACCACTGGCTTGAGCCTTGAGGAAGTCCAAAAATTAAAGCAGCAGTAA